The following coding sequences lie in one Hippoglossus hippoglossus isolate fHipHip1 chromosome 14, fHipHip1.pri, whole genome shotgun sequence genomic window:
- the LOC117773981 gene encoding spectrin family protein isoform X2, translating to MSTISPTDFDSLEIQQQYNDINNRWDLAAETDWDNENSSARLFERSRIKALADEREAVQKKTFTKWVNSHLGRVTCRIGDLYTDLRDGRMLIRLLEVLSGEQLPKPTKGRMRIHCLENVDKALQFLKEQKVHLENMGSHDIVDGNHRLTLGLIWTIILRFQIQDISVETEDNKEKKSAKDALLLWCQMKTAGYPNVNIHNFTTSWRDGLAFNAIVHKHRSDLIEFDNLKRSNAHYNLQNAFNVAEKELGLTKLLDPEDVNVDQPDEKSIITYVATYYHYFSKMKALAVEGKRIGKVLDYAIEADQLIEKYESLASELLQWIEQTIGTLNDRQLANSLNAVQNQLQAFNSYRTVEKPPKFTEKGNLEILLFTIQSKMRANNQKVYMPREGKLISDINKAWERLEKAEHERELALRNELIRQEKLEMLAARFDRKAAMRETWLSENQRLVSQDNFGTDLGAVEAATRKHEAIETDIGAYWERVAAVEAVAKELEAEGYHDVRRVIARRDNVLRLWEYLKELLVARRERLNAHRDLQRLFQEMRYIMDWMADMKSRLQSQDSGKHLHDVLDLLQKHTLVEADISAQAERIKAVQGAAQRFTSYEQAYKPCEPGLVSEKVDLLGQAYEELGQLACKRTERLEDSRRLWQFMWDVGEEAAWIREQEQILASGDCGRDLTSALHLLSKHEAFRDEMAARYGPLSNSIAAGEALVNEGHFGAPEVTERIEDIRSQWAHLEETTKLREQRLKEAVALHQFQTDASDMEAWILETLRQVSSQELGHDEFSTQTIARKQREIDEEIQSHRPVIDSLQEQVQALPQAYIQSPQVDGRLPAIEQRYEELETLSVARRQALEGALALYRMFSEAGACQLWVEEKEQWLDSMEIPTKLEDLEVVQQRFETLEPEMNNLGTRVTDVNQVAEQLLSSDNCSKDQIHQTQDQLNNRWTEFEQLAGQKKHALESALNIQNYHLECNEIQSWMKEKTKVIESTQSLGNDLAGVMALQRKLTGMERDLEAIQGKLDDLRNEAEKLAMEHPDQAGEIQGRLAGIQEVWEELNATMKRREESLGEASKLQGFLRDLDDFQSWLSRTQTAVASEDIPTSLPEAESLLAQHENIKNEVDNYKEDYEKMRAVGEEVTQGQTDAQYMFLAQRLQALDTGWHELRRMWENRHSLLAQAFDFQTFLRDAKQAEAFLNSQEYVLSHTEMPSSLQGAEEAIKKHEDFLTTAEASEEKITGVVENGRRLMNDSNANSDKIQEKVDSVQERHFKNKEAANELLTKLKDNRELQHFLQDGQELTLWINEKMLTAQDMSYDEARNLHSKWQKHQAFMAELASNKDWLDKIDKEGQALVAEKPELKPVVQQTLEDLQRQWEELEGTTRTKAQCLFDANRAELFTQSCSALDVWLKNLEGQLHNDEYGKDLTSVNILLKKHQMVEHQMEVREKEVQSLQSQALALSQEDAGLAEVDGQQRRVTDNFSNLQEPLKLRRQRLLASKEAHQFNRDLEDEILWVKERMPLATSTDHGKDLPTVQLLIKKNQTLHKEIQGHQPRIDDIHRRGKTQSQVDGERQSVLEERLVELKDLWDQLIGETDKRRARLIEANRAQQFYADAAEAEAWMGEQELHMMSEEKAKDEQSALVMVKKHQIVEQALEDYAQTIHQLANSSRLMVTSEHPESERITLRQAQVDKLYAGLKDLAEERRGRLQERLRLTQLKREVDDLEQWIAEREVVAGSHELGQDYEHVTMLRDKFREFARDTSTIGQERVDGVNGLADDLIESGHPENASVAEWKDGLNEAWADLLELIDTRTQMLAASYELHRFHQDAMEVLGRVKEKHEALPSDLGRDLNTVQHLHRQHNTFEHDIQALSGQVNQVQEDAARLQKAYAGEKADEIHRSENAVTSAWEGLLETGQARRLLLLDTVEKFRFFNMVRDLMLWMDGVNLQIDAHDSPRDVSSAGLVIANHQDIKSEIETRADSFTACTEMGNTLINNNHYAADEIREKLVQLQEKRDRINKNWLDKMDHLQIVLEVLQFGRDACVAESWLAGQEPLVRAAELGTNVDEVESLIKRHEAFEKLAAAWEDRFVLLEKLTTLEEQEIQRRREEEERARRPPTPPPVEEVAQSEAESHAHDSAARTSLDQTTLNQTVSVNGVHSDNDTSQSVSLSLSVGKKSEPKRVCKPKQPERGSESESVNGPGRDSGLASSRLEPSATLPSRGGAESDPDTMEGMLCRKQEMESHSKKAATRSWQNVYCVLRKGSLGFYKDGKSASNGIPYHGEVPISLGEAVCEVANGYKKRKHVFKLRLGDGKEYLFQAKDESEMSSWIRSILSSIPTGSGDSPGVPRALSRAMTMPPISPSSGEAGGVTMRNREGKDKDREKRFSFFGKKK from the exons ATGAGTACCATCTCACCGACAGACTTTGACAGCTTGGAGATCCAGCAGCAGTATAATGACATCAACAACCGCTGGGATCTGGCAGCAGAGACTGACTGGGATAATGAGAACAGTTCAGCACGCCTCTTTGAGCGCTCGCGAATCAAGGCTCTCGCAG ATGAGCGTGAAGCGGTTCAGAAGAAGACCTTTACCAAATGGGTGAACTCTCACTTAGGCCGAGTGACCTGTCGCATTGGTGATTTGTACACCGACCTACGCGATGGCCGTATGCTAATCCGCCTTCTGGAAGTGCTCTCAGGAGAACAGCTG CCAAAGCCCACCAAGGGACGCATGCGTATCCACTGCCTGGAGAATGTTGATAAAGCCCTGCAGTTTCTCAAGGAGCAAAAAGTCCATCTAGAAAACATGGGCTCCCATGACATTGTGGACGGGAATCACCGCCTCACACTGGGTCTCATCTGGACCATTATCCTTCGCTTCCAG ATCCAGGACATCAGTGTGGAGACGGAAGACAACAAGGAGAAAAAGTCAGCTAAAGATGCCCTGCTACTTTGGTGCCAAATGAAAACTGCTGG ATATCCCAACGTCAACATCCACAACTTCACTACCAGCTGGCGAGATGGTCTGGCGTTCAATGCCATCGTGCACAAACACAG ATCTGACCTGATTGAGTTTGACAACCTGAAGAGATCCAATGCTCACTACAATCTTCAGAATGCTTTCAATGTGGCTGAGAAGGAACTGGGACTTACCAAGCTGCTGGACCCAGAAG ATGTCAATGTTGATCAGCCTGATGAAAAGTCCATCATTACCTATGTGGCCACCTACTATCATTACTTCTCCAAGATGAAGGCCCTGGCAGTGGAGGGCAAAAGAATTGGCAAG GTGCTGGACTATGCGATTGAGGCTGACCAGCTGATAGAGAAGTATGAAAGCCTGGcttcagagctgctgcagtggattGAGCAGACCATAGGGACACTCAATGACAGGCAGCTAGCTAACTCACTGAATGCTGTGCAGAACCAGCTTCAGGCTTTTAACTCCTACCGGACTGTGGAGAAACCCCCCAA ATTTACAGAGAAAGGAAACTTGGAGATTCTTCTCTTTACCATCCAAAGCAAGATGCGTGCAAACAACCAGAAAGTCTATATGCCAAGAGAGGGCAAACTTATCTCGGACATCAACAAG GCATGGGAGCGACTGGAAAAGGCAGAGCATGAACGTGAGCTGGCGCTGCGAAATGAGTTGATTCGacaggagaagctggagatgCTCGCTGCTCGTTTTGACCGCAAAGCAGCTATGAGGGAGACATGGCTGAGTGAGAACCAGAGGCTGGTGTCTCAG GACAACTTTGGAACTGATTTGGGAGCGGTGGAAGCTGCCACCCGTAAACACGAGGCCATTGAGACAGACATTGGGGCATATTGGGAGCGTGTGGCTGCTGTGGAGGCTGTTGCAAAAGAGCTGGAAGCAGAGGGATACCATGATGTGCGGCGTGTAATTGCTCGAAGGGATAATGTGCTTCGACTCTGGGAATATCTGAAAGAGCTTCTGGTTGCACGCAGAGAGCGGCTGAATGCCCACCGTGACCTACAGAGGCTGTTCCAGGAGATGCGCTACATCATGGACTGGATGGCAGATATGAAG agtcGTCTGCAGTCTCAGGACAGTGGCAAACATTTGCATGATGTGTTGGACCTTCTTCAGAAACACACTTTGGTAGAGGCCGACATTTCAGCTCAGGCAGAGAGGATCAAGGCAGTGCAGGGAGCAGCACAGCGCTTCACTTCCTATGAACAGG CCTACAAACCATGTGAGCCAGGACTAGTTAGTGAAAAGGTTGACCTGCTGGGTCAAGCCTACGAAGAGCTTGGTCAGCTTGCCTGCAAACGCACAGAGCGGTTGGAGGACTCTCGCCGTCTGTGGCAGTTCATGTGGGATGTAGGAGAGGAGGCAGCCTGGATCCGAGAGCAGGAGCAGATCCTGGCTAGTGGAGACTGTGGGCGTGACCTCACTTCTGCTCTTCACCTGCTCAGTAAACATGAGGCTTTCAGAGATGAGATGGCTGCCCGCTATGGTCCCCTGAGTAACAGCATTGCTGCCGGGGAAGCTTTGGTTAACGAGGGACACTTTGGAGCCCCAGAGGTCACAGAGAGGATTGAAGACATCCGTTCACAGTGGGCACATCTTGAGGAG ACAACTAAGCTGAGAGAGCAGAGACTCAAGGAAGCTGTGGCCCTGCATCAGTTCCAAACAGATGCCAGTGACATGGAGGCCTGGATCTTGGAGACACTTAGACAGGTGTCAAGTCAGGAGTTGGGCCATGATGAGTTCTCCACTCAAACTATAGCTCGCAAACAGAGGGAGATAGATGAGGAGATCCAAAGCCACCGCCCCGTCATCGACTCCTTGCAAGAGCAGGTTCAAGCACTACCGCAGGCCTATATACAATCCCCTCAG GTGGATGGCCGCCTACCTGCTATTGAACAGCGTTATGAAGAACTGGAGACTCTGTCAGTAGCTCGGCGGCAGGCTCTGGAAGGTGCCCTGGCTCTTTACCGCATGTTCAGTGAAGCAGGTGCCTGCCAGCTCTGGGTGGAAGAAAAGGAGCAGTGGTTAGACAGCATGGAGATCCCAACCAAACTGGAAGACTtggaggtggtgcagcagag ATTTGAGACTCTTGAACCTGAGATGAATAATCTAGGCACTCGAGTCACTGATGTTAATCAGGtggcagagcagctgctgagctCTGACAACTGTAGTAAAGACCAAATCCACCAGACACAAGACCAACTCAACAACAG ATGGACAGAGTTTGAACAACTGGCTGGTCAAAAGAAACATGCCCTAGAGTCTGCCCTCAACATCCAGAACTACCACCTGGAGTGTAATGAGATCCAGTCTTGGATGAAGGAAAAGACCAAGGTGATTGAATCCACTCAGAGTCTGGGCAATGACCTGGCTGGAGTGATGGCACTGCAACGCAAACTCACCGGCATGGAGAGGGACCTGGAGGCCATTCAG GGCAAATTGGATGACCTAAGAAACGAGGCAGAAAAGCTGGCCATGGAACATCCAGATCAGGCAGGAGAGATCCAAGGCCGCCTGGCTGGGATTCAAGAGGTGTGGGAGGAGTTGAACGCGACCATGAAGCGACGTGAGGAATCACTGGGTGAAGCCAGCAAGCTGCAGGGCTTCCTCAGGGATCTGGATGATTTCCAGTCCTGGTTGTCCCGCACCCAGACAGCCGTGGCCTCAGAGGACATTCCCACTTCTCTGCCTGAGGCTGAGAGTTTACTAGCCCAGCATGAGAATATAAAGAATGAGGTGGATAACTATAAGGAGGACTATGAGAAGATGCGTGCAGTCGGTGAGGAGGTCACCCAAGGTCAGACAGATGCCCAGTACATGTTCTTGGCTCAGAGGCTCCAGGCACTGGATACTGGCTGGCATGAGTTGCGTCGCATGTGGGAGAACCGCCACAGTCTTCTGGCCCAAGCCTTCGACTTCCAGACTTTCCTAAGAGATGCAAAGCAGGCGGAAGCTTTCCTCAACAGCCAG GAGTATGTGCTGTCACATACAGAGATGCCTTCCAGTCTTCAGGGAGCAGAAGAGGCCATTAAGAAGCATGAGGATTTCCTCACTACCGCAGAGGCCAGTGAGGAGAAGATAACTGGTGTAGTGGAGAACGGACGGCGCCTCATGAATGACTCTAATGCAAACTCTGATAAGATCCAGGAAAAAGTTGATTCTGTCCAGGAAAG GCATTTTAAGAATAAGGAGGCTGCAAATGAATTGTTGACGAAGCTTAAGGACAACCGTGAACTTCAACACTTCCTCCAAGATGGGCAAGAg CTCACATTGTGGATCAATGAGAAGATGCTGACCGCACAGGACATGTCTTATGATGAGGCCAGAAATCTTCACAGCAAGTGGCAGAAGCACCAGGCCTTCATGGCAGAGCTGGCCTCTAACAAAGACTGGCTGGACAAAATTGACAAG GAGGGTCAGGCTCTGGTGGCAGAGAAGCCTGAGCTGAAACCTGTTGTCCAGCAGACCCTGGAGGACCTACAGCGTCAGTGGGAGGAGCTGGAAGGCACCACACGCACCAAGGCCCAGTGTTTGTTCGATGCTAACAGGGCTGAGCTCTTTACACAGAGCTGCTCCGCTCTAGATGTCTGGCTGAAGAACCTCGAGGGTCAGCTGCATAATGACGAATATGGCAAAGATTTGACCAGTGTCAACATCTTGCTCAAGAAGCACCAG ATGGTGGAGCACCAGATGGAGgtcagagagaaggaggtgcaGTCCCTGCAGTCTCAGGCTCTAGCGCTGTCCCAGGAGGATGCTGGACTAGCAGAGGTAGATGGTCAGCAAAGGCGTGTCACTGACAACTTCTCAAACCTCCAGGAGCCTCTCAaactgaggagacagagactaCTCGCCTCCAAAGAAGCACATCAGTTCAACAGAGATTTGGAAGATGAAATT CTATGGGTGAAAGAGAGGATGCCCCTGGCAACCTCCACAGACCATGGAAAAGATCTGCCTACCGTTCAGCTGCTTATCAAGAAGAACCAG ACATTACATAAGGAGATCCAGGGCCACCAGCCTCGCATTGATGACATCCACAGACGAGGAAAGACTCAGAGCCAGGTCGATGGTGAGAGACAGTCTGTCCTAGAGGAGCGTCTCGTTGAGCTGAAGGACCTTTGGGACCAACTGATTGGCGAGACAGACAAACGTCGTGCACGTTTAATAGAGGCCAATCGCGCCCAGCAGTTCTATGCTGATGCAGCGGAGGCCGAAGCCTGGATGGGCGAACAAGAGCTACACATGATGTCAGAAGAAAAGGCCAAG gaCGAGCAAAGCGCACTAGTGATGGTCAAGAAGCACCAGATCGTGGAACAGGCACTCGAAGACTACGCCCAAACCATTCACCAGCTAGCCAATAGCAGCCGTCTCATGGTCACCAGTGAACACCCAGAGAG TGAGAGAATCACCTTACGGCAAGCCCAAGTGGACAAGCTGTATGCCGGGTTGAAAGACCTCGCTGAGGAGCGTCGTGGGCGGCTTCAGGAGAGACTGCGGCTGACCCAGCTGAAGCGGGAGGTGGATGACCTAGAACAGTGGATTGCTGAGAGGGAGGTGGTTGCTGGCTCCCATGAATTAGGACAGGACTATGAACATGTCACA ATGCTGAGGGACAAGTTCCGGGAGTTTGCTCGTGACACCAGCACTATTGGCCAAGAGCGAGTAGATGGTGTAAATGGGTTGGCAGATGACTTGATTGAGTCGGGTCATCCTGAGAATGCCAGCGTGGCTGAGTGGAAGGATGGGTTAAATGAGGCCTGGGCAGATCTGCTGGAGCTGattgacacacgcacacaaatgtTGGCTGCCTCCTATGAGTTGCACCGCTTCCATCAGGATGCCATGGAGGTGCTCGGACGTGTTAAGGAAAAGCATGAGGCACTGCCTTCTGACCTTGGCCGTGACCTGAACACTGTCCAGCATCTACACAGGCAGCACAACACTTTTGAACATGACATCCAGGCCCTCAGTGGACAG GTGAACCAGGTGCAAGAGGATGCAGCACGGCTGCAGAAAGCTTATGCTGGAGAGAAAGCTGATGAAATTCACAGGAGTGAAAATGCTGTGACTTCTGCCTGGGAGGGCTTGCTCGAGACTGGTCAGGCCCGCAGGCTCCTCCTGCTGGACACGGTGGAGAAGTTCCGCTTCTTCAACATGGTGCGAGACCTCATGCTATGGATGGATGGTGTCAACCTGCAAATTGACGCACACGACAGTCCAAG GGATGTATCATCTGCAGGGCTGGTCATTGCCAATCATCAGGACATCAAGTCAGAGATTGAGACCAGGGCCGACAGCTTTACTGCCTGTACTGAGATGGGAAATACTCTCATTAACAACAATCACTATGCAGCTGATGAG ATTCGGGAGAAACTGGTTCAGCTCcaggaaaagagagacaggaTCAACAAAAACTGGCTAGACAAGATGGACCATCTACAAATTG TGCTGGAGGTGCTGCAGTTTGGACGGGATGCCTGTGTGGCGGAGTCTTGGTTGGCAGGTCAAGAACCTCTGGTGCGAGCAGCAGAGCTGGGCACAAATGTGGACGAGGTCGAGAGCCTAATTAAGCGTCACGAGGCCTTTGAAAAACTTGCTGCAGCCTGGGAAGATCGCTTTGTCCTTCTGGAGAAACTCACTACA CTTGAGGAGCAGGAGATCCAGAGGaggcgagaggaagaggagagggctCGCCGACCCCCCACACCACCCCCAGTTGAAGAAGTGGCACAATCTGAGGCAGAAAGTCATGCACATGATTCTGCAGCCAG AACCAGTCTGGACCAGACCACCCTCAATCAGACTGTGTCAGTGAATGGAGTACATAGTGATAATGACACATCTCAG TCAGTATCGCTATCGTTGTCAGTGGGAAAGAAATCAGAACCTAAACGTGTGTGTAAGCCAAAGCAGCCGGAGCGT